A single window of Polyodon spathula isolate WHYD16114869_AA chromosome 2, ASM1765450v1, whole genome shotgun sequence DNA harbors:
- the rad17 gene encoding cell cycle checkpoint protein RAD17 isoform X2 yields the protein MSKSSLSRKVASGKLTNWVQPSFDDLFGGASLKSLTSKKRTNSREPKGNDWSSALDASSKLQAKKRTKAPFCEQPGHFTKEYLDLDQDVPWVDKYKPESQAELAVHKKKIEEVENWLSTEVQQRQPKKGGSILLMTGPSGCGKTATVQVLTKELGVQIQEWSNPTSLSEFNKDDYKNVFDPESRFRGFTSESQSAVFQEFLLRANKYNKLQMFGEAKDTNKKVILIEEVPNQFYRQPASLHDILRRFIRTGRCPLIFIISDSLSGDSNQWLLFPKDIQEELNISNISFNPVAPTSMMKVLSRIAAQETSRSGGKVSVPDKDSLDQLCSGSSGDIRSAINSLQFSSLKDYAVENSLLSSKKGKASSKASKTSTQGRNKDKSSKTSERQEGLQAIGGKDVSLFLFRALGKILHFKREPRTEPELPHLPDHLSEHERDPLLVDPEMVTEKCHMSGELFNMYLHQNYLEFFSNIEDVVRASEYLSDADFLTAEWSSRSSLREYSASVAARGMIHSNKARAFASSQTGVGFKPLHKPQWLLINRKYQENCLVAKSLFISFCMPPACLQTQLLPYLALLTNPMRNQG from the exons ATGTCCAAAAGTTCTCTCAGCAGAAAGGTAGCTTCTGGTAAG TTAACAAACTGGGTACAGCCTTCATTTGATGACTTATTTGGAGGTGCCAGCTTGAAATCACTCACTTCAAAAAAGAGGACTAACTCTAGAGAACCAAAGGGAAATGATTGGTCTTCCGCTTTGGACGCCAGCAGCAAACTTCAGGCAAAGAAGAGGACAAAAGCACCATTCTGTGAGCAGCCAGGTCACTTTACCAAGGAATACCTCGACCTAGATCAAGATGTGCCCTGGGTGGATAAATACAAGCCGGAGTCGCAG gcCGAGCTGGCAGTACACAAAAAGAAGATTGAAGAAGTAGAAAACTGGTTGTCAACGGAAGTTCAGCAAAGACAACCTAAAAAG GGTGGCTCGATTCTGCTGATGACCGGACCTTCTGGTTGTGGAAAGACCGCCACAGTCCAGGTGTTAACAAAAGAGCTGGGGGTTCAGATTCAGGAGTGGTCAAACCCAACTTCGCTGTCCGAATTCAACAAGGATGATTATAAAAACGTCTTTGACCCCG AGTCACGTTTCAGAGGCTTCACTAGTGAATCACAGTCTGCAGTTTTTCAAGAGTTTCTATTAAGAGCAAACAAATATAACAAACTGCAGATGTTCGGGGAGGCCAAGGACACCAACAAGAAAGTAATCCTCATTGAA GAAGTCCCCAATCAGTTTTATAGACAGCCAGCCTCCTTGCATGATATCCTACG GAGATTCATTCGGACTGGTAGATGTCCACTGATCTTCATCATCTCCGACAGTCTCAGTGGAGACAGCAACCAATGGTTACTATTTCCAAAAGACATACAGGAGGAGCTGAACATTAGTAATATAAG TTTTAACCCTGTGGCTCCTACCAGTATGATGAAGGTATTAAGTCGAATAGCAGCTCAGGAGACAAGCAGG AGTGGAGGAAAGGTATCGGTTCCTGACAAAGATTCTCTGGATCAGCTGTGTTCTGGGAGCTCTGGAGACATCAGAAGTGCAATAAATAGCCTGCAGTTTTCTTCTTTAAAAG ATTATGCTGTGGAAAACAGTTTATTAAGCAGCAAGAAAGGAAAGGCCTCATCTAAAGCAAGTAAAACATCTACCCAAGGGAGAAATAAAGACAAGTCGTCAAAGACCTCTGAGAGACAAGAGGGGCTGCAAGCCATTGGTGGAAAGGACGTCTCCCTCTTCCTGTTCCGAGCGTTGGGAAAAATACTGCACTTCAAAC GGGAGCCCCGCACCGAGCCTGAGCTTCCTCACCTACCAGACCATCTGTCAGAGCATGAGAGAGACCCACTGCTGGTGGACCCAGAG ATGGTTACAGAGAAATGCCACATGTCAGGAGAGCTGTTCAACATGTACCTGCACCAGAACTACCTTGAGTTCTTCAGTAACATTGAGGATGTGGTGCGAGCCAGTGAATACCTCTCCGACGCGGACTTCCTCACCGCAGAGTGGAGT TCTCGATCTTCACTCCGAGAGTACAGCGCCTCGGTCGCAGCTAGAGGGATGATCCATTCCAACAAAGCCAGAGCCTTTGCCAGCAGCCAGACAGGAGTGGGATTTAAGCCTTTACACAAACCACAATGGCTTCTTATAAACAGAAAG taccagGAAAACTGCCTTGTAGCAAAGTCTCTGTTTATCAGTTTCTGTATGCCTCCGGCATGCCTTCAGACTCAGCTCTTGCCCTACCTTGCTCTACTGACAAATCCAATGAGGAATCAAG GTTGA
- the LOC121306511 gene encoding adenylate kinase isoenzyme 6-like, whose translation MKMLKRPNILLTGTPGVGKTTLGKELAQRTGLTYINVGDLAQESELYDGFDEEYQCPILDEDRVVDELEDKMGEGGMIVDYHGCDFFPERWFHIVFVLRTENSALYNRLESRGYKGKKLQDNIQCEIFQTIYEEAMESYKEEIVHQLHSNNPEDLERNMEQILLWIEQWIKDNN comes from the exons ATGAAGATGTTAAAGAGACCGAATATACTTTTAACCG GTACCCCCGGTGTGGGGAAAACCACACTGGGTAAAGAGCTGGCACAGAGAACGGGACTGACATACATAAACGTGGGGGACCTGGCACAGGAAA GTGAGTTGTATGATGGATTTGATGAAGAGTACCAATGCCCTATATTGGATGAAGATAGG GTAGTTGATGAGCTGGAAGACAAGATGGGCGAGGGGGGCATGATTGTTGATTACCACGGCTGTGACTTCTTTCCGGAGCGCTGGTTTCACATCGTGTTTGTGCTCCGCACTGAAAACTCAGCCCTTTACAACAGGCTAGAGAGCAG gggctaCAAAGGGAAGAAGCTTCAGGACAATATCCAGTGTGAGATTTTCCAGACCATTTACGAAGAGGCCATGGAGTCCTACAAAGAGGAGATCGTGCACCAGTTGCATAGCAACAACCCGGAGGACCTGGAGAGGAACATGGAGCAGATTCTGCTGTGGATAGAGCAGTGGATTAAGGATAACAACTGA
- the rad17 gene encoding cell cycle checkpoint protein RAD17 isoform X1, whose translation MSKSSLSRKVASGKLTNWVQPSFDDLFGGASLKSLTSKKRTNSREPKGNDWSSALDASSKLQAKKRTKAPFCEQPGHFTKEYLDLDQDVPWVDKYKPESQAELAVHKKKIEEVENWLSTEVQQRQPKKGGSILLMTGPSGCGKTATVQVLTKELGVQIQEWSNPTSLSEFNKDDYKNVFDPESRFRGFTSESQSAVFQEFLLRANKYNKLQMFGEAKDTNKKVILIEEVPNQFYRQPASLHDILRRFIRTGRCPLIFIISDSLSGDSNQWLLFPKDIQEELNISNISFNPVAPTSMMKVLSRIAAQETSRSGGKVSVPDKDSLDQLCSGSSGDIRSAINSLQFSSLKDYAVENSLLSSKKGKASSKASKTSTQGRNKDKSSKTSERQEGLQAIGGKDVSLFLFRALGKILHFKREPRTEPELPHLPDHLSEHERDPLLVDPEMVTEKCHMSGELFNMYLHQNYLEFFSNIEDVVRASEYLSDADFLTAEWSSRSSLREYSASVAARGMIHSNKARAFASSQTGVGFKPLHKPQWLLINRKYQENCLVAKSLFISFCMPPACLQTQLLPYLALLTNPMRNQAQIAFIQDVGRLPLKKYPRRLKLEALTDKDPVVDLDSDEDDPAVSAYAKPKGEQSQAPGPDEDLQSDGGSLPSSQTAGGDLPGSQPQPTAAQAIMKEEEIVIEDYDSD comes from the exons ATGTCCAAAAGTTCTCTCAGCAGAAAGGTAGCTTCTGGTAAG TTAACAAACTGGGTACAGCCTTCATTTGATGACTTATTTGGAGGTGCCAGCTTGAAATCACTCACTTCAAAAAAGAGGACTAACTCTAGAGAACCAAAGGGAAATGATTGGTCTTCCGCTTTGGACGCCAGCAGCAAACTTCAGGCAAAGAAGAGGACAAAAGCACCATTCTGTGAGCAGCCAGGTCACTTTACCAAGGAATACCTCGACCTAGATCAAGATGTGCCCTGGGTGGATAAATACAAGCCGGAGTCGCAG gcCGAGCTGGCAGTACACAAAAAGAAGATTGAAGAAGTAGAAAACTGGTTGTCAACGGAAGTTCAGCAAAGACAACCTAAAAAG GGTGGCTCGATTCTGCTGATGACCGGACCTTCTGGTTGTGGAAAGACCGCCACAGTCCAGGTGTTAACAAAAGAGCTGGGGGTTCAGATTCAGGAGTGGTCAAACCCAACTTCGCTGTCCGAATTCAACAAGGATGATTATAAAAACGTCTTTGACCCCG AGTCACGTTTCAGAGGCTTCACTAGTGAATCACAGTCTGCAGTTTTTCAAGAGTTTCTATTAAGAGCAAACAAATATAACAAACTGCAGATGTTCGGGGAGGCCAAGGACACCAACAAGAAAGTAATCCTCATTGAA GAAGTCCCCAATCAGTTTTATAGACAGCCAGCCTCCTTGCATGATATCCTACG GAGATTCATTCGGACTGGTAGATGTCCACTGATCTTCATCATCTCCGACAGTCTCAGTGGAGACAGCAACCAATGGTTACTATTTCCAAAAGACATACAGGAGGAGCTGAACATTAGTAATATAAG TTTTAACCCTGTGGCTCCTACCAGTATGATGAAGGTATTAAGTCGAATAGCAGCTCAGGAGACAAGCAGG AGTGGAGGAAAGGTATCGGTTCCTGACAAAGATTCTCTGGATCAGCTGTGTTCTGGGAGCTCTGGAGACATCAGAAGTGCAATAAATAGCCTGCAGTTTTCTTCTTTAAAAG ATTATGCTGTGGAAAACAGTTTATTAAGCAGCAAGAAAGGAAAGGCCTCATCTAAAGCAAGTAAAACATCTACCCAAGGGAGAAATAAAGACAAGTCGTCAAAGACCTCTGAGAGACAAGAGGGGCTGCAAGCCATTGGTGGAAAGGACGTCTCCCTCTTCCTGTTCCGAGCGTTGGGAAAAATACTGCACTTCAAAC GGGAGCCCCGCACCGAGCCTGAGCTTCCTCACCTACCAGACCATCTGTCAGAGCATGAGAGAGACCCACTGCTGGTGGACCCAGAG ATGGTTACAGAGAAATGCCACATGTCAGGAGAGCTGTTCAACATGTACCTGCACCAGAACTACCTTGAGTTCTTCAGTAACATTGAGGATGTGGTGCGAGCCAGTGAATACCTCTCCGACGCGGACTTCCTCACCGCAGAGTGGAGT TCTCGATCTTCACTCCGAGAGTACAGCGCCTCGGTCGCAGCTAGAGGGATGATCCATTCCAACAAAGCCAGAGCCTTTGCCAGCAGCCAGACAGGAGTGGGATTTAAGCCTTTACACAAACCACAATGGCTTCTTATAAACAGAAAG taccagGAAAACTGCCTTGTAGCAAAGTCTCTGTTTATCAGTTTCTGTATGCCTCCGGCATGCCTTCAGACTCAGCTCTTGCCCTACCTTGCTCTACTGACAAATCCAATGAGGAATCAAG CTCAAATTGCATTTATCCAGGATGTTGGCAGGCTTCCTCTGAAGAAATATCCTAGAAG GTTGAAGCTTGAAGCTCTGACAGATAAGGATCCAGTAGTAGACCTGGACAGTGATGAAGATGACCCTGCTGTTTCCGCCTATGCAAAACCTAAAGGAGAGCAGTCCCAAGCTCCTGGCCCCGATGAAGACCTCCAGTCAGACGGTGGCTCCCTTCCTTCCAGTCAGACTGCTGGAGGGGACCTTCCTGGGAGCCAGCCGCAACCCACTGCAGCACAAGCCATCATGAAGGAAGAGGAGATTGTGATTGAGGATTACGACAGTGACTGA